The Nostoc sp. NIES-3756 DNA window TCTTCTTGCGGTTTGGCACGAAAATTTAAACTGCAAAGATGTACCTCACAGTTTGAGCGATCGTCAACGCACAGTTATATCAATAGTGGATTCAGTGTTTCACGCTATCTCAGTTAGATTAAGAAATGCCTAGCAAAAGGTTAAATTCAGTAAAAATACTGTCATAATATTTTCAGTCCCCGTGAGGGGAAGTTGTGAGTTGAAACATTGCTCCAACTCACAAAGATAGACAGAATCACAACAATAAAGTTTCAGTCCCCGTGAGGGGAAGTTGTGAGTTGAAACTCTCAAGTCAATCAAGCTTGTCCGCCCTGATCGTTTCAGTCCCCGTGAGGGGAAGTTGTGAGTTGAAACTTACTTGTGCTTTGACAATGACGTAATTGTTAAAAGTTTCAGTCCCCGTGAGGGGAAGTTGTGAGTTGAAACTATTGATTGAACTAGCCAAACTTCGGGAACAATGTTTCAGTCCCCGTGAGGGGAAGTTGTGAGTTGAAACCTCAGTTTGTTCTAACTGCTGTTTATGTTCTGGTAAAGTTTCAGTCCCCGTGAGGGGAAGTTGTGAGTTGAAACGCAAGCAATTACACCCCAGGAATCCAAACTTATTGTTTCAGTCCCCGTGAGGGGAAGTTGTGAGTTGAAACGTTAGCAAGGCAGGAGAAAGGCTCTAAACGCCGTGAGATGTTTCAGTCCCCGTGAGGGGAAGTTGTGAGTTGAAACTACTAATACGGCGGTTCCCCAAGCGGCAACCGCACAGGCTTGTTTCAGTCCCCGTGAGGGGAAGTTGTGAGTTGAAACTCTGTGCTGAAACTATTACAGAGCAAGCTTCCTGGGAAGTGATTTGACGGATGGAAAAATTAGGTCATTTTCAGCCGTGATTATTGCAAATTATTTGCAACTTCCCTGATTGTTGAAACGCTGTAATTATTATATTGTCAAGGTTCTGGCGATTTTGACGAGTCTCCGGGGTTTTTGACCGCACTTGGACTTGTCAAAAATCAAATTGATTACCTAATCATAAAATGAGTATTTAGGATTGTCGAGTATTTTTTAGAGTTTAATTGCTAACTCCGTATTCTTTCGCAATCACACCCAGCAGCTTTCCTTCTACAGTCCTCAACTATAAGTATAATGTTTCCCAGTTTTCTGCCATCACAAGTAAATCAACTCAAAGATGCAGAGGCGATCGCTTTCGTGGAAAATATAGAAAGGATTCCCCTTACAACTTCCCTCAGCCAGCAACCAATCCTCACAACATACATACACCAGGGTAGGGGAGGAACACCAATTCTGTTACTGCACGGCTTCGACAGTTCCATATTGGAGTTTCGGCTTCTATTGCCATTACTTGCTACTCAAAATGAAACTTGGGCAGTTGATTTGTTAGGTTTCGGCTTTACACAAAGGCAAAAAGCAATAGAATACAGTCCAGATACTATCAAAATTCACCTTTACGAATTTTGGAAAAATTTCATTAATCAACCTATTGTACTAGTAGGTGCATCAATGGGAGGCGCTACTGCAATTGACTTTACGCTTACTTATCCCAAAGCCGTGAAATCGTTAGTATTGATTAATAGTTTGGGTTACACTTCTGCCCCTACTTTTAGCCAATACTTGTTTCCTCCCTTTGATGCTTTTGCTGTGGAATATTTACGGCAGCGCCACATTTTGGCATTAAATGTAGCGAGTATTTTACCTAATTTAGATACAAAAATTATTTCGGCTATTCAATGCGCGATGCTACACCAAGAAATGCCAGATTGGCATGATGCTATGATTGCTTATGTCAAAACTGGCGGGTATACCGACTTAGCGAATAGGATTACCCAGATTGACAAATCGACAATGATTTTATGGGGAGAAGGTGATAATATGCTTCCATCTGGAGATGCTGATAAATTTCACCGAGATATTGCCAGTTCTCAGTTAATCAAACTTAAAAATTGTGGTCACGCGCCCCAAATTGAACAGCCACAAACTACATCTCAACATATTTTACAGTTTATCAATCAGCAAGGGTAAGAAAAGTTGTGATAAATTACTCTCCAGTACCAAAATTGCCACTACCACCAGCGCTTGTAGGTTCGGAAGTTGGTTCTTTTACCGAGTATACAGTTACTCAAAGAATGCCTGCGATCGCCCGGCGAGTTGTGGTAGAAAATGATTTTTCACCTGAAATTAATGCTCGGTTGGAAGGTCTAGCTACTGAGTTACCAAGAGGATATTTATTACTCATAGAAAATGATTATAACGTAGATTTTTCTGCTTGGGATACTTATCTACAATCTTATAAGAATCAGCGTTGGATAGATATTCCTTGGTTTTTTGTGGAAACTTATTTCTATCGACTAATTTTAGAAATTACTCAATACTTTCATCCTGGTAGATGGCAAGGTGTTGACCCATTTCAAATACAAAAATCTCAAGGTTTAGAAGCAGCACTCGATTCAATTCTTCTTTTATGTGAGCAGTTAAATCAATGGTTGAATGATTCTCAAAATGGGGCAAAAGCAAATCAAACGGCTTTAACTACACTATTATATTTTGCTTTATGGGGAAATCGAGTTGACCTAAGTTTGTGGTCAGCTTTTGAAGGCGATCGCAGTAAATTTGATATTCAAAGCCAGTTGGCTCACATTTTAGTAAATGATACTGCTCAAATTAGTGAATTATTAACTAACTCTCAAGTGCAACGTGTCGATTTTATCGTTGATAATGCTGGTTTTGAACTTGTGTGTGATTTATGTTTGGTAGATTTCTTATTAAATAGCAATTTAATTAATCAGGTTTATTTACACTTGAAACCGCATCCCACTTTCGTTTCTGATGCCATGATTAAGGATGTGTATGATACAATAAATTATTTATTAGCTACTAGCAATCAACAGGCAATATCTCTGGCTCAAAGGTGGGAGAATCACATTTCATCAGGGCGTTTAGTAATGTCAGAAGATTATTTTTGGACATCACCTTTAGCATTTTGGGAAATGCCTAGACATATCAAAGATGAGTTAGCTAATACAGGTTTGCTTGTAGTTAAAGGCGATGCAAATTATCGCCGATTATTAGGCGATCGCCATTGGAATTATACTACTAATATTGACGATATAGTATGCTATTTACCAACACCAATGGTAGCCTTACGCACCCTCAAATCAGAAGTAGCAGTAGGCTTAAAACCTGATGTTGTTGAGGCATTAACCAAATCTGACCCTCATTGGTTAACAAATGGTCAATGGGGAGTAATCCAATTTGTAGCTTAGTAGATAGGTGATTACAGAAATATAGTCAAGAATAATTGCGCCAAAATTTAACAGACAATCTAAGTAGTCGTAATGTGGTAGATGATTTTTGATTTTTTAACTAGGCAATTGCGGCTAAATCATGGTCTATGGTTTTCATGCCTAAACGCGCACGAATCTCGCTTACTTGTACGTCCCAAAACTGATCCCATTTTTGGGCTATTAGTTTGCCAGGAGTTTGAGAGCCTAGCCGATAACCGCGAGCTATTTGTGTCATTAAATCATGGAATTTTGTTGGTTGATACAGACTGATCCTTACCATACCAAAACTTACCAACATCACACTGATAGGAATTGAAGTTTGAGCTAACACAAATGCTTGTAGTCCTATTTCTCCAATACCATCAGTCTCAAATCCAGTGACTACATGATAAATATCATGGGTAGAACGCCACAGCATTTTAACATAAGAAATATCATCAACTACAGGGACTTTTTTATAAAAGTAAGGGTCGAAACCTCTAGCTTTCATATCTCTGGCATAGATATGACCTAAAGTTCCCTCCGGGAGTTCGGCTAAGTCATCTAAATTAAAAGGTGCAGGTAGCCAGCGTTCTTGAAATAAGGTGTTGACTTCGGGAATTTTTTTTAATTCATCAACTGCTAACTGTGCCATTTCTGTTTGATCAAGTGCATCCTCAAAGTCAAATACTGGGTCAGTATTCCCATTTCTGGCTTTTAAGGCACTAGCGGCTAAAAATTCTATGTAGGCGAGGAGTCCTTTGTCATTGTTGTAGTTAATTATATTATTCATGATGATTTTGTTAGTTGAAAATTTATCTACCAAGTCAAGAAGATAATATGTACCTCAATTCTTGGTAAACTACTCACAATTTTCATGAATCTATAGAGGTATTTATGATAAGATAATAATTGTTGCAAACAAAAAACGATTTCGGAAAGAAGCCGAAGTTTTTAAGATTTAAACTATTTCAGTCTGGCAGGTATTATCAAACACTCTACTTAATATAGAGACTTAAATTGCTCATACAAATTGTGTGTTGCAGCCTCGCCAAATGACTCTTTAGCTAGAGCAAAACTGCAAAAGTCTTTTGGTCGCCACTCACTTTGTGGAACCTCTTCGAGATAGTAGAAGTAATCCCAGAGAATAGCTTCCCAACTTGTGCATCGGACTAACTTGCCACCAAGACTGCCATTCGGTTGTAGTGGGCAGCTTCCTGGGGGCAGTCCCTCTAACTCGTAGTTGTCTGCAATCCGAACGCAAGGTTCACAGTCCAAAAGAATACCCTGGCTCTGAGCTAAAAAACCATAGGAGGTTTGTTCGGTGATAACACAGCCGAAAGTGTGCAGCAACCAGAGAAACTCAGCGCTGCGATCGCCCGGATAGGCAATATCAATATCTTCATGATCACGAGTGATCCGATGTAATTTCGCATCGATAGCCCACCCGCCCTGCAACCACAGGGGCAGATTAATTTTGTCTGATTCCGCAAATAATTGATGTATCAACTCAATGTGCAGATCATTCATAATCAGGATAGGAGTCAAGTAAAAGTATTTGTTACTTCCTGAGAAAGATACGCCTAAGAAACACACGGTGTTAAGCCACACCATATTCTGTGCTGCCCATATATCCTATCAGGTTACAAGCCATCTGTTCTTTACTCCAAACTAGGTTAGTTATCTGTTACCGAATGCTGCACTAACCAGCAATGTAAGCCCACAATTAAAAGCGTCAATGGCAGCATTAATATAGGAATAATTTCTAAACTTGCCCAACTTGCTGCCCAACCTGCCCCAGTGGGTATGAGGGCTGCACCAAAACTAGCAATGCTGGTGGCAAAACTTACAGCCGCAGGAACAAGGGTTTCTGGTAATCGTTGAGGTATTAACCAGATGGTGGCGGGAAAAATTGCTGCCAAGCCAAAGCCAATTAAAGGTAAGCTAATCCATTGATGTGGTAGTTGCCACCAAGCAAGTAATCCAATTATCACAAGAGTCAGTGACATACTGATGGTGCGGACTGCTCCAAGTCGTTGCAAAAAATAACCTAAGATAAAACGTCCCACAGTTAATCCTAACCAGTAAGCGCTGACACTATAACCAGCAATAAGTCGGGGAGTTTGACGACCAACAAACTGTACAGTGTATGCCCAACTTCCAATGCTGGCTTCTACGCCAACATAAACCAACAGTAGTAGTCCCGTTAGCAATACTACCGGAGATTGGAGCGATCGCCCTAAATTTTTGATCGCAGTTGCATTCGATGTTGATACCTGTTGTGTCATTGGTGTGTAGCGGGACATAATTACACCCAAGACACTGACAATTAATAAGCTGACAATCCCGGCTAATACCCAATAAATCTGCCGCCAGTTCAGTCCCAATACTAGCAATGTAGTAGCGATTGTGGGGCCGCAAAATGCACCGATACCATAAAAACCATGTAGCGAACCAATAAGATTGGCACTGCGCGAATCTTGCACAATGTAAGTATTAATGCCTGCATCAATTAACCCGATACCTAATCCCAGCACTGTTCCAGCCGCAACCATCAACAACCAGTAGGGGGAAGTGGCGTAGATTACGAGCGCCATTGTCAACGCCACAGCCGCAATTAATAGCATTCGTGCCAGTCCTAAACGGTTACTCACCAGACTGCTGGTAAAGGCGGCGAGAATATAGCCGCTTATTTGGCTGATAAATAGTAGGGTTACGGTTGCTGAACTCAGTTCATAGGTAGATACTATCGAGGGCAAAAGAACGCCTAACCCAGCTTCCGCAATGCCAATGGCAATAAAAGCATAAAAGGCGATCGCAACTCCAATCCACAGAGGCGCTTGGGTGTGTCGAGAATCTTTCATCAATTACAATGCTCCTGCCCCATAGGA harbors:
- a CDS encoding MFS transporter, which encodes MKDSRHTQAPLWIGVAIAFYAFIAIGIAEAGLGVLLPSIVSTYELSSATVTLLFISQISGYILAAFTSSLVSNRLGLARMLLIAAVALTMALVIYATSPYWLLMVAAGTVLGLGIGLIDAGINTYIVQDSRSANLIGSLHGFYGIGAFCGPTIATTLLVLGLNWRQIYWVLAGIVSLLIVSVLGVIMSRYTPMTQQVSTSNATAIKNLGRSLQSPVVLLTGLLLLVYVGVEASIGSWAYTVQFVGRQTPRLIAGYSVSAYWLGLTVGRFILGYFLQRLGAVRTISMSLTLVIIGLLAWWQLPHQWISLPLIGFGLAAIFPATIWLIPQRLPETLVPAAVSFATSIASFGAALIPTGAGWAASWASLEIIPILMLPLTLLIVGLHCWLVQHSVTDN
- a CDS encoding Coq4 family protein; amino-acid sequence: MNNIINYNNDKGLLAYIEFLAASALKARNGNTDPVFDFEDALDQTEMAQLAVDELKKIPEVNTLFQERWLPAPFNLDDLAELPEGTLGHIYARDMKARGFDPYFYKKVPVVDDISYVKMLWRSTHDIYHVVTGFETDGIGEIGLQAFVLAQTSIPISVMLVSFGMVRISLYQPTKFHDLMTQIARGYRLGSQTPGKLIAQKWDQFWDVQVSEIRARLGMKTIDHDLAAIA
- a CDS encoding alpha/beta fold hydrolase; translated protein: MFPSFLPSQVNQLKDAEAIAFVENIERIPLTTSLSQQPILTTYIHQGRGGTPILLLHGFDSSILEFRLLLPLLATQNETWAVDLLGFGFTQRQKAIEYSPDTIKIHLYEFWKNFINQPIVLVGASMGGATAIDFTLTYPKAVKSLVLINSLGYTSAPTFSQYLFPPFDAFAVEYLRQRHILALNVASILPNLDTKIISAIQCAMLHQEMPDWHDAMIAYVKTGGYTDLANRITQIDKSTMILWGEGDNMLPSGDADKFHRDIASSQLIKLKNCGHAPQIEQPQTTSQHILQFINQQG
- a CDS encoding damage-control phosphatase ARMT1 family protein, whose translation is MNYSPVPKLPLPPALVGSEVGSFTEYTVTQRMPAIARRVVVENDFSPEINARLEGLATELPRGYLLLIENDYNVDFSAWDTYLQSYKNQRWIDIPWFFVETYFYRLILEITQYFHPGRWQGVDPFQIQKSQGLEAALDSILLLCEQLNQWLNDSQNGAKANQTALTTLLYFALWGNRVDLSLWSAFEGDRSKFDIQSQLAHILVNDTAQISELLTNSQVQRVDFIVDNAGFELVCDLCLVDFLLNSNLINQVYLHLKPHPTFVSDAMIKDVYDTINYLLATSNQQAISLAQRWENHISSGRLVMSEDYFWTSPLAFWEMPRHIKDELANTGLLVVKGDANYRRLLGDRHWNYTTNIDDIVCYLPTPMVALRTLKSEVAVGLKPDVVEALTKSDPHWLTNGQWGVIQFVA
- a CDS encoding nucleotidyltransferase domain-containing protein, translated to MNDLHIELIHQLFAESDKINLPLWLQGGWAIDAKLHRITRDHEDIDIAYPGDRSAEFLWLLHTFGCVITEQTSYGFLAQSQGILLDCEPCVRIADNYELEGLPPGSCPLQPNGSLGGKLVRCTSWEAILWDYFYYLEEVPQSEWRPKDFCSFALAKESFGEAATHNLYEQFKSLY